The Desulfobulbus propionicus DSM 2032 DNA segment TGGGAGAAAAAGACGGTGGGGATGGTAGGATCGACCACCTGCTCCAGCGCAAAATCAGACGGCGTCTTGTTCTCCATGCATCGGGTCCAGCCGAACACGTGGGTGGTATCGGGAAAGGGGGCAAGCAGCGAGAAATCGCGGGGCGGCACGCCCCAGAAGCCGCAGCTCGGTGGGCATGGTTCCAATGGCGGGTAAGCGGCTGCGGATTGCACGCCCTGGGTGATCCTGCTGAACTTTTCCATCAGCGGCATGCGGCTGGTGCAGAGCGGGTTGCCAAAGGGACGGGTATCCTGATTGCGGGTGCGGATGACCGGGATGGGGAGCATGTCGGCGAGTATTTCGGCCACGTGCAGGGCGCAATCGCACTTGCCCGGTCCGACATCGATGTACACCCGGTCCAGGGCGAGATGCAGGCAGTTGAGCACCACGGTTCGGAGAATGGCGCAGTAGACCCGTGGGATGCGGGAGGCCGTCTGATCGATGGGCGCCCGCACCTGCGGCTCATCCAGGTCGACGATGTGGTCGCCTTGTCGGTTGATTTCTTCAATGACCGCCAGCGGCGGCACGCCGACAATGCCGATCCGTCGAGTCATCAGACATCCTCGCGCAGCAGCAGGAAAAAACCGACACAGCCCACCAGCAGATGGACCGAAATGGCGGCGGCCAGCGGTGGAATATAGCTGGCCTTGGCCAAGGATTGCAGGGTGGTGTAGACGCCCCAGCAAAGAAAGGCCATGCCGCAGCTCACCGGGATGGCCAGGGACAGATCCCTGCCCCATTTGCGATAGACCAGCAGCAGCAACGGCAGGCCCAGAAGAAGCAGGGGCAGGCCAAGGAGGGTGTAGGAGATCCGGCCGTAGAAATCGGCCCAGGCCTTGCTGCGCTCCTCTTCGGAACGGGTGTGCTGGGTTTCTTTGTACAGCTGCACCAGGGAAAGCTCCATCGATCTGTACGCGGGCACGAAAAAGTCATCGGGAGTTTCCGGGAAATTGATCCTGCGATTGGTGAAGACCTGGGTCGCGAAGCGGTCGCCGCCGGCTGCTTTCTGAATTTGACCGTTGCGCAGTGTCCACACCCCCTTGTTCCATACGGCGATTTCCGCGGCAATCAAGGTGTTGGCGGCATGTTCCTTGTCCCAAACCGTGTAGGAAAAATTCTTGAAAAGATTTTTCTGCGGATCAGGGCGGGAAAATGAATAAAAACCCTCCTGACCGCGATAGTAGTATCGGCCGTTTCGATATATGCCCAGCGGTACCTTACCCTTGATCTCCTTGTTCCAGATTTGGTTGGTGACGGCGATGGTCTTGGGAAGAACGTATTGATCCATGGCCAGAAACAACAGGGTGCAGGCCAGGGCCGCGCCGATGATCGGCACGGTGATTTTTTTCAAGGGAATGCCGCAGGCCTTGAGAGCGATGAGTTCGTTGCTGTGGTTCAAGACCCCCAGGGTCACCACGCCGGCGAGGAGAATGCAAACCGGGCTCATTAAGTCGATGATAAAGGGGATATTGGCGAAGAAGAAGGTGGCGATCAGGCTGAACGATTTCCCTTTTTCCAGAAAATTGTCAATTTTTTCAAAGAAATCGATCAGCAAATAGAGGGTGATGAAGCTCGCCATGATCATGCCGAGGTTGCGGAGAAAATGGGCGAGAATGTATCGGTAGAGCAGTATCATGGGTGATTATGGCAAGGAATCCGGAAAATTGCCCTGGCTTGCGGCAGACGTTGCATGTGTTTCTTCCCTCATGGCGGAAGAAAAGGAAGTGTCGTGCTTGACGTAGTACCCGCTGCCGTTGTTCCAGTCAAGGGCAACCGGATATCGACCGGCAGTCCCGGGCAGGGGCAAAGTTCCGGAAAAACGGAGCTTGCACTTCTTTGTGTCTGTGGTAAGTTGTCGCCTTGGTTTGATGCGTTATGAGTTGTCGTCAAGGGCGCGACAGGGAAAATGCGTGCACGAAGCAGGAAACGTCTGCTTTCCCCTTGTGTTTCCCGAGAGGTATTGGTCCGGAACAAGTCGGCCATGAGCGGATGATGGCCGTTGTCCATTGATAAAGCGGCGGATAAGTTCTTTGCTGTGACGCTCTCCCGAGCAAACGGCAGTGTTTTTTTCTAATCCCGGTCTATGCAGAAACGACTCGAGAAGATTGCCGACAACAACATAACCCGCAGCGCCAGCAAAAACTCGGCCGTGGCCCGCCTCAACGGCCTGTGGGCCATTTTTGAGAAGAGCGACAATGTCCTGATCGTCATCAGTGCCGATCCGGACGCCATCGCCTCGGCCATGGCGCTCAAGCGCCTGCTCAGCTACCGGGTGCACAGTGTCACCATCGGCTATCCCAATGAAATTCGGCGCCTCAACAACCTGACCATGGTTGAGCGCCTGAAAATCCCGCTGGAACGGCTGCACACCCTGTCGATGAAGGACTACTCCAAGAAAATCCTGCTCGATTCCCAGCCCAACCACTTGGCCTGCTTCGAGAAGATGACCTTCAACGCGGTGATCGACCATCACCCCGTCACCACGGGCTGGGATGCGGCCTTTATCGACATCCGCCCGGAATATGGCGCGGTTTCCTCAATGATGGTCGAATACCTGCGCGCTGCCGGCATCAAACCCTCGGTGGCCCTGGCAACCGCTCTGTTTTATGGAGTCAAGGTCGACACCCAGAACTTCCAGAAGCAGAACATGCAGGCCGCCGACGGCATCTGTTTTCGCTATCTGTTCAACATCGCCAATCTGAACCTGGTGCGCAAATTCGAGCTCACCGAACTGCGGCGTTCGGAGCTGCGCTATTTCCGCACCGCCCTCAACGAGGTCAAGGCTAGCAAGGGACGGGCCTATGTGCACCTAGGCAAGGTCGGCACCCCGGACATCCTGGTGATCATCGCTGATTTTTTCAATCGCGTCGAATCGTTTGATTGGGTGATTGTCTCCGGTGTCCATGGCGAGAAGCTGGTGGTTATCTTCCGTTGCGATGGGTATCGGAAGAATGCCGGCAAGCTGGCAAAAGCCACTTTTGGCCGTTTCGGTCCTGCCGGCGGGCACAAGGAGGCCGCCCGGGCCGAATCGCCGCTGAAAAATTTACCGTTGCGCGAAAATCAGGAATTCACCACCAAAACCCTTATCCGCCTCATCACCCAGCATATCAAATAGCCGCGTTCGTCCCAATCGGTTCTGCCGCCGGTTTTCCCGTGGCCTTTTGCCCCGTCAAGGCCAGATATTGCTTGCGCCTGTACGGAAGTTGGGCATATTATGGCTTGAATATCCATTTCCATTGGCGCCTTGCATCAAGGCCCTTGCCCTGAACAACGGGCGCCGATATTCCATCCGCACGGTGTTCTATGTACAGACCCTCGACCTTGGCGATGATCCTGGCAGGTGGCCGCGTCGATGAATTAGGTGTGTTGACGCATTACCGACCAAAATCCGCTGTTCCCTTCGGCGGGTTTGCCCGGGTCATCGATTTTCCCCTGTCCAATCTGCTCCATTCGGGCATCGAGCGCATCGCCATCCTCAGTCAGTACCGCTCCTATTCCCTGATCAACCACATCGGCACCGGTGCTGCCTGGGACATGATTGGGCGCAACCGGGGCATTTCCATCCTGCCGCCGTTCAAGGATTACGACAACCCTCACTGGTACAGGGGGAGCGCCGATGCAGTGTATCAGAATATCGATTACATGCAATATTATGGTCCTTCGGTCATCCTCATCCTCTCCGGCGATCACATCTATCAGATGGATTATCGCAAGATGATCCGCTACCACAACGAACTCGATGCCGACCTGACCGCCGCTTTTATCGAGGTGCCCCAGGAATCGGCTTCCCGCTTCGGTGTGGCTGAGATCGCCGATGATTTCGAGGACGGGGGCCGCATGCTTTCCTACGAGGAAAAGCCGGCGGAGCCCAAGGGGCGCTGGGCTTCGTTGACCGTGTTCTGTTTTCGGCCCTCGGTCCTGTTTGAGGTGTTGAAACAAAATCAAGCCGGTGACTCCTATGAGTTCGGCCGGGACATCATCCCGATGATGATGCGGCAGCAATACAAGGTGCATGGCTACAAGTTCCGGGGGTATTGGGGCTATACCCGGACTATCGACGAATATTGGCAGACCTCGATGGATCTGCTCGGACCGGAACCCAAAATCGATCTCGAGGCCTGGGGTATCCGCACCAACCTGGCCCACCGTAACATCGCCGACCGCCAGCCGGTGAAGATCGGTACCCACGGCAGCCTGGACAATTCCATGGCCTACAATGGCTGCATTATTGAGGGCACGGTGCGCAACTCGATTCTCTTTCCCGGGGTCCATGTGATGGCTGGGGCGGAAATCAACGATTCCATCCTTTTTTTCGACAACATTGTCCACCAGGACGTCCATCTCAACCGGGTGGTCAGCGACGTCAACACGGTGTACAGCCGTAACGTTCGGGTTGGCGCGCCTCAATGCGATAAAAACAGTCGAGTGAGTGTCATCGGTTGGAACAACAGCGTGCCGGAAGGGTTTAATGTCGGCTGCGGCTGCCGGGTGGCGCCGCGGATTGCCATGGAGAAGTGGCCGTCCACCAATCGACTCGAAGACGGGGAGGACCTGCAATGAGAGAAAGCGGCGATGCGCTTGTTCTGCTTCTCGCCGGCGGGATTGGCAGCCGGCTGAACCTCCTGGTCGGCCATCGGGCCAAGCCGGCGGTGCCCTTTGGCGGTATTTACCGGATCATCGACTTCAGTCTGTCCAACGTCATGAACTCCGGCCTCACCCGAGTGGGGGTGCTCACCCAATACAAGCCGCTTTCCCTGATGGCCCATATCGGCAATGGCGCGGCTTGGGATTTCACCGGTCGCACCCGCGGTATCAAGATCCTGCCGCCGCGAACCGGAGAAAAGGATTCCGATTGGTATAAGGGAACCGCCGACGCCATCCGCCAGAACATCGATTTCATCCTCGCCAACCCCTCGGAGCAGGTGGTGATTCTTTCCGGCGATCATATCTATCGCATGGATTTCGATGCCATGCTCTCCTACCACCAACACAAGCGAGCCGATATCACCATCGGCATGATGGTGGTGCCCAAGCGGGACATCCACCAGTTCGGCGCCGGCATCATCGACAACGAGAACCGTATCGTCGACTGGGAGGAAAAACCCAAGGTGCCGCGAACCAATCTCGCCTCCATGGGCATCTATGTCTTTGACACCCAGTATCTGCTCCGTGCCCTGGCCCGGGATCGGAAGGAGGTGGATTTCGGCATGGATATCATTCCCCGGGCGATCAACGAAGATCGGGTCTATGCCTACCCTTTTTACGGTTACTGGCGCGATGTCGGCACCATTCAGTCATATTGGGAGACCAACATGGATATTATCCGCGAAAATTCGGGGATATCTCCAGAGGGATGGGAAATCCGCCCCAATCCCGAGTACGGCGGTCGCCGCATGGATCGTGCCCCGGCCCGCTTTCTGCCGGGCAGCAAGGCCAGTTCGTCGCTGATTTCCGCTGGCTGCGTCATCGAAGGCACAGTGATCAATTCGGTGCTGTCGCCGGGCGTGCGGGTCAAGAAAGGGGCCGTGGTCACCAACGCGGTCATTTTTGATGACGGGGTCATCGAGGATCGGGCCGTGGTGGATCTGGCGATCCTGGACAAACGGGTACGGGTTGGCTCCGGAGCCGTGGTGGGGCACGGCACTAACCTTACCCTGGCCAACAAACAATTTCCCAAGCACCTTTACACCGGTATTTCCCTGGTGGGCAAGGAGGCCGTTATCCCTGCCGGATCGACGATCGGCCGTAACTGTATCGTCAATTTCGGCTATTGTGATGAAACATTCAGTGGTCTGGATACGCTGGCCGATGGGGAATCTGCTTGAAGGCTGTGTCTGCAAAAGAAAGAATAAGAAAGCCTTGCGTGGAACAGGACAGGTGGTGTATTTTTCCCGCCTGCAACCCATTCTTTCGCCCAAAAAGTCAATGCTCCGCTCCAGTAGCTCAGGTGGATAGAGCGCAGGATTCCTAATCCTGGTGCCGCAGGTTCGAATCCTGCCTGGAGCACCATTAAATAAAGGCCAAAAGCTCAAGAAGACTGAGCTTTTGGCCTTTTCTTTTTCATTGATTTTTAGCCTCGCTTGCCATAGGTTGGCCAAAACTAGCCGTCTTTTGCAAAATATTGCGCCCAAAATTGCGCCCAAAACTGCGCCCGGATTTACGCCCAAAATGGCAACCGTCACGAAACGAAAGAGGAAAAAAGCTTTGTTTATAAAGCGGAAATCCGAATGAAAGGATTCCCCTGCCTGTCGCAAACCTTTGATCGACTGTCAGAGGCGCAACGATGGGCGGAAGATACGGAATCTCTTCTTCGGTCAGGAGGGCAGATCACCGACAATGATGTTCCCGAGGAACTGACCTTTGTGGACGCACTTGACAGGTACGAACTGGAGGTCTCAAACCGGAAGAGGCCGAACACCAAAATACGGGAAAGAACCTCAGCAAACCGCCTTCGAGAGCATTTCTCCGGATTGAAACTAAAAGAAATCACGCCGTCGCTGGTGGCAGCTTTCCGCGACAAGAGACTGAAAAGTGTAGGTCCTTCAACCGTCCAAAAAGATCTTGCCCTACTCTCCCATCTTTTCACTATTGCCAACGCAGAATGGGCCTTGGACATCAAGAACCCTGTCGCCACAATCAGAAAACCGGCCAAACCGGATAGCAGGTTACGCCTTCTCAGCAAGGATGAGGCACGGCATCTCCTCGAGACCTCCAAGCAAAGCCGCAACAAAAAGCTCTATCATTTCCTGCAGCTGATGTTGCACACGGGGATGCGACCATCAGAAGCAGCAGGAATAACCTGGGGGCAAATAGATATTGATGCCCGAATTATTGACCTGACAGTGACAAAGACAAAGCCAAGGCGGGTACCGTTGACGGTAAAGGCGGTTGAATTGCTCCTGGAACTGATGCCGGATCAATACGAGAAAAATTCCTTTGTTTTCCTGCCCAACAATTGTTCGGAGACACTCCGCAGAAGACCAAACCTGTTTTTTCGACGTGCCTTCTGGAATGCCCTGAAAAAGGCAAACATCGAAGATTTTCACATGCACGATCTCCGACATACCGCAGCAAGCTACCTGCTGATGGCCGGAGTCGACCTGCGCACCCTGGCGGACATTCTCGGTCACAGTACCATGCAGATGGTTCAGCGCTACACCCACCTTCTGGACGACCACAAGTTAAAGGCGATCGATAAAATCGAGCTCTTGGGGAGATAACCCAAATACTCTTTCTTCCCGGCAGCATGGTCTTGGCTGACCATCAGCCTCCCCTCCCCTTGCACACCTGAATCTGGCCTGCATCGGTCCGATTTCATTTCGACAACAAACCATCCCGCTTGTATCACTCCGACGGGCGCTCCTCGACCACCCGCAAATACTCCTCGATCTCCCGGGGAGTGTAGTAGCGGAAGTGGATGCGGTGGCAGAGTTTGTCGGTGAAGTCGGAGAAGGCCATGACGATCTCGCGTCCCTCGGCCATCAGGGCCTCGCCTTCCTCGTAGGAGATGCCGCCCATCTCGCCGAGCCGCCCCTTGAAGTTGGCATAGGCCAGATCGAACTGGCGCAGGATGTTACACAGGGTCGCGCCCAAGGGCGAGTTGATGAGCAGCACCCGCGAGCCCCGTTCCTTGACCAGGCTGATCTTGCGCTCCTGGATCTCCTGCGACGAGAGCCGCTGCTTTTCTTCCGCCATGATGGACTCCCTGGTTGGTTAGGCGGTGATCCGCCGGGCGTTGCGCCGGACCCGGTACCGCTGCCAGCAATCGAGCAGGTACACCGAGCCATAGGGAAAGACCGCGG contains these protein-coding regions:
- a CDS encoding glucose-1-phosphate adenylyltransferase family protein, which codes for MYRPSTLAMILAGGRVDELGVLTHYRPKSAVPFGGFARVIDFPLSNLLHSGIERIAILSQYRSYSLINHIGTGAAWDMIGRNRGISILPPFKDYDNPHWYRGSADAVYQNIDYMQYYGPSVILILSGDHIYQMDYRKMIRYHNELDADLTAAFIEVPQESASRFGVAEIADDFEDGGRMLSYEEKPAEPKGRWASLTVFCFRPSVLFEVLKQNQAGDSYEFGRDIIPMMMRQQYKVHGYKFRGYWGYTRTIDEYWQTSMDLLGPEPKIDLEAWGIRTNLAHRNIADRQPVKIGTHGSLDNSMAYNGCIIEGTVRNSILFPGVHVMAGAEINDSILFFDNIVHQDVHLNRVVSDVNTVYSRNVRVGAPQCDKNSRVSVIGWNNSVPEGFNVGCGCRVAPRIAMEKWPSTNRLEDGEDLQ
- a CDS encoding LptF/LptG family permease; translation: MILLYRYILAHFLRNLGMIMASFITLYLLIDFFEKIDNFLEKGKSFSLIATFFFANIPFIIDLMSPVCILLAGVVTLGVLNHSNELIALKACGIPLKKITVPIIGAALACTLLFLAMDQYVLPKTIAVTNQIWNKEIKGKVPLGIYRNGRYYYRGQEGFYSFSRPDPQKNLFKNFSYTVWDKEHAANTLIAAEIAVWNKGVWTLRNGQIQKAAGGDRFATQVFTNRRINFPETPDDFFVPAYRSMELSLVQLYKETQHTRSEEERSKAWADFYGRISYTLLGLPLLLLGLPLLLLVYRKWGRDLSLAIPVSCGMAFLCWGVYTTLQSLAKASYIPPLAAAISVHLLVGCVGFFLLLREDV
- a CDS encoding tyrosine-type recombinase/integrase; this encodes MKGFPCLSQTFDRLSEAQRWAEDTESLLRSGGQITDNDVPEELTFVDALDRYELEVSNRKRPNTKIRERTSANRLREHFSGLKLKEITPSLVAAFRDKRLKSVGPSTVQKDLALLSHLFTIANAEWALDIKNPVATIRKPAKPDSRLRLLSKDEARHLLETSKQSRNKKLYHFLQLMLHTGMRPSEAAGITWGQIDIDARIIDLTVTKTKPRRVPLTVKAVELLLELMPDQYEKNSFVFLPNNCSETLRRRPNLFFRRAFWNALKKANIEDFHMHDLRHTAASYLLMAGVDLRTLADILGHSTMQMVQRYTHLLDDHKLKAIDKIELLGR
- a CDS encoding DHH family phosphoesterase; amino-acid sequence: MQKRLEKIADNNITRSASKNSAVARLNGLWAIFEKSDNVLIVISADPDAIASAMALKRLLSYRVHSVTIGYPNEIRRLNNLTMVERLKIPLERLHTLSMKDYSKKILLDSQPNHLACFEKMTFNAVIDHHPVTTGWDAAFIDIRPEYGAVSSMMVEYLRAAGIKPSVALATALFYGVKVDTQNFQKQNMQAADGICFRYLFNIANLNLVRKFELTELRRSELRYFRTALNEVKASKGRAYVHLGKVGTPDILVIIADFFNRVESFDWVIVSGVHGEKLVVIFRCDGYRKNAGKLAKATFGRFGPAGGHKEAARAESPLKNLPLRENQEFTTKTLIRLITQHIK
- a CDS encoding glucose-1-phosphate adenylyltransferase family protein; this encodes MRESGDALVLLLAGGIGSRLNLLVGHRAKPAVPFGGIYRIIDFSLSNVMNSGLTRVGVLTQYKPLSLMAHIGNGAAWDFTGRTRGIKILPPRTGEKDSDWYKGTADAIRQNIDFILANPSEQVVILSGDHIYRMDFDAMLSYHQHKRADITIGMMVVPKRDIHQFGAGIIDNENRIVDWEEKPKVPRTNLASMGIYVFDTQYLLRALARDRKEVDFGMDIIPRAINEDRVYAYPFYGYWRDVGTIQSYWETNMDIIRENSGISPEGWEIRPNPEYGGRRMDRAPARFLPGSKASSSLISAGCVIEGTVINSVLSPGVRVKKGAVVTNAVIFDDGVIEDRAVVDLAILDKRVRVGSGAVVGHGTNLTLANKQFPKHLYTGISLVGKEAVIPAGSTIGRNCIVNFGYCDETFSGLDTLADGESA